The Edaphobacter flagellatus sequence GAGCGCTTGTGAATATCTATGTGGCTTCGGAGGGAAACTTCGAGTCCAGGGGATGGAGTTCTATCTTCGAGCGAAGAGGGTGGAGCCGGAGGACAGCGATGCCGCCTCGGTTACGAATGCGAAGCGCGGCGATGCGGCAGGCGAGAAAGGCTTTTAAGATTTAAGCAATTAACAAGATAGATATCTCGTAGCCGTAACCGTTCGCCGCTGAAAAGTGGATAACCGGCTCATCTGCTTTAGCAACATCAACTTATCCATGCGTCCAGTTTTAGAAAACGCGTCCGCGGAAAACGCATAACGCGGAAGCGAGCGACCAAATAGAGCTGACTGCCCCGGTTTATCCCAACGATCCACAAGAGAGCGTCGTCCCCCTGCAGGAAGAACCGATACGATACCTGTATTAAATCGCCAAATCGTACCGAATCATGCACTTGGCATTGCCATTTTTTTCACACATAGCTCTTTCGGCAGAGGATAATCAGCCCGTAACCCTTACCGGAAACCATACGCAATGCACATCGCCATCTTTGGAGCCAATGGAGCTACGGGTCGTCTGCTGACCCAGAACTGCCTTGCGGCAGGGTACTCTGTCTCCGCACTGCTGCGTGCGCCCGAAAGTTTTCCTTTCCGCGATCGCGTCACGGCTACGGGGCAGATCGTTCAGGGGTCGGCCTTTGATGCGGCTGCGGTTGCGCGCACCATGGAAGGTGCAGATGTTGTCTTTTCAGCGCTTGGAGCGAAGTCGCCGCTGCGCAATGAGAATGTGCTGCCGCGTGCCGTTCCCGTCATCGTCCACGCGATGCAACAGACGGGTATCCGACGCATGATCGCGCTGGGGTCGGCGGGTGCGCTGCCGGACTCGCTGGCGAAGCAGCCCGCATGGCGTCGGTGGATCGTCAAAAATATCGTCTATACATACCTACTCAAATGGCCGGTCTACGAGCAGACGTTCCAGTACCTGGCGCTGGTCTCCAGTGGGCTGGATTGGACGATGGTGATGCCGCCGATGTTGACGAACGGCCCTGCACGGGGCCACTACCGCATCGATGGCGAAGCTCTGCCGCGGAACGGCAGCCGCATCAGCCGGGCGGATGTTGCCGGGTTCATGATGCAGCAGATCACGAGCGACGCGTGGCTGCGCAAGGGCGTTTATATCAGTGACTGATGTAGTCTGCTTCCGTTACGAAGCAGGCCCCCGAACCCATTGTTGGACCGACTATGAAGAAACTCCTTCTTGCCTTTGTACTCGTTGTTTCGACCGCGGTGCTGGCGCAGCGACCTGCCGTTCCTACTGCTCCTGTACAGCCTCCTGCTCCGCTTCAGGGATCGATTGCCGGGCATTCGGCATGGCCGGTGGCGAAGCCTGAGGATGTGCGGTCGATCGATGCGATTGTGAATGCGCTCTACGCTGTTATCTCGGGGCCGAAGGGGCAGGCGCGAGACTGGGACCGCATGCGCTCGCTCTTTCTGCCGGATGCGCATCTGATTCCTTCACGTGCCGACCGCAACACGCACCGGGCCGACGCGGTTGTTCTTACCATCGATGGCTACATCGAACGCGCCAGCCCTACGATGGCTGCTAACGGGTTTTTCGAGCGTGGTATTCACAACACCGTGCAGCAGTTCGGCAACATTGCCCATGTGTGGAGCACCTACGAGTCGCGCCACAATGCTGACGACGCCATGCCCTTCGCCCGCGGCATTAACAGCATCCAGTTGCTGAAGAGCGGCAGCCGCTACTATGTCGTCGAGGTGCTGTGGGACGCAGAGACGCCTGCCACACCGATTCCGGCTGAGTATCTGCCGAAGTGAGCAAGGCCACGAGCCCGGCGCTTACTTCTTCGCTTCGATCAGCGCGTCGCTACAGCCTGCAGGTGCATTGACGGGATTGCATCGCGCAGCCGCGCCATTTGGCAGCGAGACGGTGTAGCCGGTCCACGGTGCAGGTTCGCTGGCGGGGAAGTCGGTGCTGACCATCTGCGCGCCGCTTGCCAATGTCTGGTCGCGCCGCGTGGTGTCGTTGGTGCGTCCCTGTTCGGTGCCGAAGTCGGAGCGGGTGCGAACGAGATAGCCCTTCTTGACGAGCGCGGCGATGTCATCCTGCGTGCCGTTGTCCTGCTCAACGAAGCCGGCTTCGGGTTCGCCGGGGCGTCCGTTGACGAACAGGACGCGGCCCTTCATCATCGCGTGGCCAACGAGATAGTCCTTGGCGGGCTTGCGGTTGTAGAGCAGGAAGACGACCTTGCCTCGAGCCTTGCGTAGTGTGGGCCAGCGGCCTGCGAGCACTGCGGCTTCAAGCGTCTGGAAGTGGCCGCGTACCTGATCGGGCGTGATGATTTCTTTGGGGCGAAAGACGGAGCGGATCTCGGCGTCCATCGCGTCCCATGTAGCTGGGGTCCAGGGCTCGGCCGTCGTGGCGTCGGGAAGCTGGCTGATCTTGCCCTGCTTGTCTTCGACGAGGATGAAGATGGGCACGTGGCCGGGATGCGCGTGCGACCACGCACGGATGTCCTCCAGGCAGCCGACGAATCGCTGGCAGCTGCTGCGCTGGTTGAGGTCGCCGAGGTGGATGATTTTGAAGCCAGGCTTCAGCATCTCATGCTTCGGGTCGAAGTCGGGGTCGGCGGGAAGTCCGGCCTGCTGCGTCAGCTCAACGATCTTCGGATGCGCGAAGCGTCCGCCCTCGGGGTCCTGCACGATGTCCAGTTCTAGCTGGCGTACGCCGGCGTTGAGCTGTTGCGTCAGCGTCTGGTGGTGATACTCCACGCCGCGGTAGGCCTTGGCGTAGTGCTCCTGCATATACTTTGCTTCGCTCGGCGCAAAGCCCATGTTGTAGCTGTTGTGCGTGCCGACGACCTGAATCTGATTGATGTGAACCTGGCGGTCCTGTGCGCGCTGCGATTGCGCAAGAGCGGCTACGGGCAGAAGAAGAGACAGTGCAACGGCAGTACGCAACATGCAGCAAACTCCTGGATTGTAGCGGCAAGATTGGGTGAGCAAATGCAAGAGACAATTCTAAAGACGAAGTTTCTTTTCGGGCTAAGGCGTATGTCCCATACGTGACGCGGTTTCATCGTGTCGGACGCTGGCTTCGCAGGATGCTGTAGGCAAAGAAAAAAGGGGCCATTGCGGCCCCTCTTTGGTGGATAAGATTTTGCTGTCGCCTAGCTGAGTGTCTCCATCAGCTTGTTGATGGTGCGGTTCAGGTCTTTGTCGGCGCGACGCTGCTCGTCGATTTTACCGATGGAGTGCATCACGGTGGTATGGTGCTTGCCGCCGAACTGGCGTCCGATCTCCGGCAGCGAGGCCTCGGTGAGCTGCTTGGCCAGGTACATCGCAATCTGGCGCGGCACGACAATCTGGCGCGAGTTGTTCTTCTGCTTCAGCTCGGCGATACGCATGCCGAAACTTTCGGCCACGGTTCGCTGGATCGTCTCGATGGTGATCTTGCGCACCTGCGTGTCGATGAACTGCTTGAGGCACTGCTGCGCGACGGCGAGCGTGATCTCCACGCCATGCATCGAGCTCCACGCGATGACGCGCACCAGCGCGCCTTCGAGCTCGCGCACGTTGGTACGCACGTTCGAGGCGATGAAGAGAGCAACGTCGGTCGGAAGCTGTGTCTGCTCGGACTCCGCTTTCTTCTGCAGAATGGCGACCTTCGTCTCGAGGTCCGGCGGCTGAATGTCGGCGATCAGTCCCCACTCGAAGCGCGAGCGCAGACGGTCTTCGAAGTCGGCCAGCTCCTTCGGTGGGCGATCCGAGGCGATGACGATCTGCTTCATCGACTCGTGCAGCGCGTTGAAGGTGTGGAAGAACTCTTCCTGCGTGCGCTCCTTGCCGGCGAGGAACTGGATATCGTCGATCAGTAGCACGTCGACGTTGCGGAACTTGTCGCGGAAGCTCGTCATCTTCTGATAACGAACACAGTCGATCATCTCGTTGGTGAACTTCTCACCGCTGACGTAGCAGATGGCCGAGTGTGGCTGGCGGCGCTTCACCTCGTGGCCGATAGCGTG is a genomic window containing:
- a CDS encoding NAD(P)-dependent oxidoreductase; translated protein: MHIAIFGANGATGRLLTQNCLAAGYSVSALLRAPESFPFRDRVTATGQIVQGSAFDAAAVARTMEGADVVFSALGAKSPLRNENVLPRAVPVIVHAMQQTGIRRMIALGSAGALPDSLAKQPAWRRWIVKNIVYTYLLKWPVYEQTFQYLALVSSGLDWTMVMPPMLTNGPARGHYRIDGEALPRNGSRISRADVAGFMMQQITSDAWLRKGVYISD
- a CDS encoding phosphatidylinositol-specific phospholipase C1-like protein, translating into MLRTAVALSLLLPVAALAQSQRAQDRQVHINQIQVVGTHNSYNMGFAPSEAKYMQEHYAKAYRGVEYHHQTLTQQLNAGVRQLELDIVQDPEGGRFAHPKIVELTQQAGLPADPDFDPKHEMLKPGFKIIHLGDLNQRSSCQRFVGCLEDIRAWSHAHPGHVPIFILVEDKQGKISQLPDATTAEPWTPATWDAMDAEIRSVFRPKEIITPDQVRGHFQTLEAAVLAGRWPTLRKARGKVVFLLYNRKPAKDYLVGHAMMKGRVLFVNGRPGEPEAGFVEQDNGTQDDIAALVKKGYLVRTRSDFGTEQGRTNDTTRRDQTLASGAQMVSTDFPASEPAPWTGYTVSLPNGAAARCNPVNAPAGCSDALIEAKK
- the dnaA gene encoding chromosomal replication initiator protein DnaA, with amino-acid sequence MSFVPTATAVLNYWVRILAALEKKINRQSYETWLKPTRFSHLEGRKLFVRIPSSDFQHIGDRYADLIQEAIDNLGLDIESVSFTTPEQDPRAPKVREDGGFAPVPSHSQNAPRQPRTPGTLLQGAPAGPMPEQSRFDWNTASQLNSKYQFDSFVVGSGNQFATAAAQAVAERPSKAYNPLFLYGGVGMGKTHLMHAIGHEVKRRQPHSAICYVSGEKFTNEMIDCVRYQKMTSFRDKFRNVDVLLIDDIQFLAGKERTQEEFFHTFNALHESMKQIVIASDRPPKELADFEDRLRSRFEWGLIADIQPPDLETKVAILQKKAESEQTQLPTDVALFIASNVRTNVRELEGALVRVIAWSSMHGVEITLAVAQQCLKQFIDTQVRKITIETIQRTVAESFGMRIAELKQKNNSRQIVVPRQIAMYLAKQLTEASLPEIGRQFGGKHHTTVMHSIGKIDEQRRADKDLNRTINKLMETLS